From the Sphingobium sp. MI1205 genome, one window contains:
- a CDS encoding muconate/chloromuconate family cycloisomerase, with amino-acid sequence MPQNETIEAIETRIVDVPLKKTHNHSNASHAQQSLVFLTLRTSGGAVAHGEGGTPAGTAFWGGESCETIKCVIDRYLAPALRGVNVFAHEQVLKTMDRAAAGNHFAKAAVDVAVHDAVGRLLGIPVSALYGGQVRGSMPVLWALVSGDAAADIDDAARMLQERRHKTFKIKMGFEGPETESRRVMRTARAIHDIAAHAVVTVDLNQAWDIATCARYLPQFEDAGIAMVEQPLPHWNRDGMAALSLRLRMAVVADEGLWDFHDAYASFKSGATGLYGVKIGKGGGIRRAYKAAAVAEAAGIPIYGGMALESSLGTAAALQLFSALPALDWDCELIGPLLLADDLATEPTRYRDFEVVVPGGIGLGVQPDHDKINFYTRKT; translated from the coding sequence GTGCCGCAGAACGAAACTATTGAGGCCATCGAAACACGCATCGTCGATGTCCCGCTGAAAAAGACCCACAATCACTCCAATGCCTCGCATGCTCAGCAGTCGCTAGTGTTCCTGACGCTGCGCACTTCGGGCGGCGCAGTCGCACACGGAGAAGGTGGCACGCCCGCAGGCACCGCCTTCTGGGGCGGCGAATCCTGCGAAACAATCAAGTGTGTGATCGACCGCTACTTGGCGCCGGCGCTGCGGGGTGTAAACGTGTTCGCCCATGAGCAGGTGCTCAAGACCATGGACCGGGCGGCGGCCGGCAACCACTTCGCCAAGGCGGCCGTAGACGTGGCCGTGCACGACGCCGTGGGGCGCCTGCTGGGGATTCCCGTCAGCGCGCTTTACGGCGGCCAGGTGCGCGGTTCCATGCCCGTGCTGTGGGCATTGGTCTCGGGCGACGCGGCCGCAGACATCGACGATGCGGCCCGCATGCTGCAGGAGCGCCGCCATAAGACGTTCAAGATCAAGATGGGGTTCGAAGGTCCTGAGACTGAATCTCGTAGAGTCATGCGTACTGCGCGGGCGATCCATGATATCGCTGCGCACGCGGTTGTGACGGTCGACCTGAACCAAGCTTGGGATATAGCGACATGCGCGCGCTACCTGCCGCAGTTCGAAGACGCAGGCATCGCCATGGTCGAGCAGCCGCTGCCTCACTGGAACCGTGACGGCATGGCGGCGCTGTCGTTGCGCCTACGGATGGCGGTGGTGGCCGATGAAGGTTTGTGGGATTTCCACGATGCATACGCCTCCTTCAAGTCGGGCGCCACCGGACTGTACGGAGTGAAGATCGGCAAGGGCGGCGGCATTCGTCGCGCCTACAAGGCTGCTGCGGTGGCCGAGGCCGCCGGCATTCCCATCTATGGCGGTATGGCGCTGGAAAGTTCCCTAGGCACGGCCGCCGCCCTGCAACTGTTCAGCGCGCTGCCGGCGCTAGACTGGGACTGCGAACTCATCGGCCCGCTCCTGCTGGCCGATGACCTGGCCACTGAGCCCACACGATACCGCGACTTTGAGGTTGTGGTACCGGGCGGCATCGGCCTGGGCGTACAGCCCGACCACGACAAGATCAATTTCTACACCCGCAAGACATGA
- a CDS encoding dienelactone hydrolase family protein, translated as MTNFNYSIDTSHGPMDGYITAQPGQARPGIVLLPEIFGINGAMRLAADQFSQAGFAVLAPDLFSQVESRVELGYTEADRERAIAIWQKMDDSVALADSRAAINALAADPRCNGEISVLGFCLGGKYALLLAAQGGILASVSFYPVRVNDYQEQLITLKCPTQVHVGDDDAHIPPPVLDVLTSALSSSETNELHLYAGAGHGFFNSVRSFGYSPRAAESAFTRAVAFLNRHQGT; from the coding sequence ATGACTAATTTCAATTATTCCATCGACACCTCGCACGGCCCCATGGATGGCTACATCACTGCGCAGCCTGGTCAGGCCCGGCCCGGCATCGTGCTGCTGCCTGAGATTTTCGGCATCAACGGCGCGATGCGCCTGGCGGCAGACCAGTTCTCGCAGGCAGGGTTCGCGGTGCTGGCACCCGACCTATTCAGCCAAGTAGAGTCGCGCGTTGAGCTGGGCTACACGGAAGCGGACCGCGAACGCGCGATCGCCATCTGGCAAAAGATGGACGACTCTGTGGCGCTGGCGGACAGCCGCGCTGCCATCAATGCACTGGCGGCTGATCCACGCTGCAACGGAGAAATTAGCGTATTAGGTTTTTGCCTAGGAGGCAAATACGCGTTACTGTTGGCGGCCCAAGGCGGCATCCTCGCGAGCGTGTCCTTTTATCCGGTGCGTGTTAACGACTACCAAGAACAACTGATTACGCTAAAGTGTCCCACGCAGGTCCACGTTGGCGACGACGACGCGCACATACCGCCTCCAGTGCTCGATGTCCTTACAAGCGCGCTCTCGAGCAGCGAGACCAACGAGCTGCATCTGTATGCGGGAGCCGGGCACGGCTTTTTCAACTCGGTTCGCTCCTTCGGCTACTCGCCGCGCGCCGCGGAATCGGCGTTTACGCGCGCCGTCGCCTTTCTGAATCGGCACCAAGGTACTTGA
- a CDS encoding 3-oxoacid CoA-transferase subunit A, with the protein MAGKIASTVAEAIGPVADASVVMVGGFGTAGIPNELIGGLIATGARELVVVNNNAGNGDSGLAALLKAGRVRKIICSFPRQADSQIFDALYRQRRIELELVPQGNLVERIRAAGAGIGGFFTPVGYGTKLAQGKETREIAGRMYVLELPIHADLALIKAERGDAWGNLTYRKAARNFGPIMATAARRTVASVHEVLAAGDMDPETVVTPGIFVKSLVQVPRAATGAGGFKGA; encoded by the coding sequence ATGGCCGGCAAGATCGCAAGTACGGTGGCCGAGGCGATCGGCCCCGTAGCCGACGCATCGGTCGTGATGGTCGGCGGTTTCGGCACCGCCGGCATCCCCAATGAACTGATAGGAGGACTGATCGCCACCGGTGCTAGGGAATTAGTGGTTGTCAATAACAACGCTGGCAATGGTGACAGCGGCTTGGCCGCGCTGCTCAAGGCCGGCCGCGTGCGCAAGATAATCTGCAGCTTCCCGCGGCAAGCCGACAGCCAAATCTTCGATGCGCTGTACCGGCAGCGCCGCATCGAGCTGGAGCTGGTGCCGCAAGGCAATCTAGTCGAACGCATACGCGCCGCAGGCGCCGGCATAGGCGGCTTCTTCACGCCGGTGGGCTACGGCACGAAGCTCGCGCAGGGCAAAGAGACGCGCGAGATCGCGGGAAGGATGTACGTGCTGGAGTTGCCCATCCACGCGGACCTGGCGCTCATCAAGGCCGAACGCGGCGACGCCTGGGGCAACCTCACCTACCGGAAAGCCGCCAGGAACTTCGGTCCCATCATGGCGACGGCGGCCCGGCGCACCGTCGCCTCGGTCCATGAGGTGCTGGCGGCTGGTGACATGGACCCGGAGACCGTGGTCACGCCTGGCATCTTCGTCAAGTCACTGGTGCAGGTGCCGCGCGCGGCCACCGGCGCCGGCGGATTCAAGGGGGCATGA
- a CDS encoding 3-oxoacid CoA-transferase subunit B yields the protein MNYRSRDKAELASLIARDIPDNSYVNLGIGMPTLIANYLPEGAGIVLHSENGILGMGPAPESGEEDYDLINAGKQPVTLLAGGSYFHHADSFAMMRGGHLDICVLGAFQVSQFGDLANWHTGNPEDIPAVGGAMDLATGARQTWVMMDLLTRSGQSKLVKACTYPLTGLACVGRVYTDLATFTRTPYGMTASDIVEGLSLHALCDMTGLELLDGNAGGSRD from the coding sequence ATGAACTACCGAAGCCGTGACAAGGCTGAACTGGCGTCCCTAATCGCCCGCGACATTCCGGACAATTCCTATGTGAACCTGGGCATCGGCATGCCCACGCTGATTGCCAACTACCTGCCGGAGGGCGCTGGTATCGTGCTGCACAGCGAGAACGGCATACTGGGCATGGGACCAGCCCCAGAATCGGGCGAGGAAGACTACGACCTCATAAACGCTGGCAAGCAACCAGTCACACTTCTAGCTGGAGGCTCTTACTTCCACCACGCAGACAGCTTTGCCATGATGCGCGGCGGCCATCTCGACATTTGCGTGCTGGGCGCATTTCAGGTCAGCCAATTCGGCGACCTTGCGAACTGGCACACCGGCAATCCGGAGGACATCCCTGCCGTGGGGGGCGCCATGGACCTTGCTACGGGCGCTAGGCAAACGTGGGTGATGATGGATCTGCTGACCCGGTCGGGGCAGAGCAAACTAGTCAAGGCATGCACTTATCCGCTCACGGGCTTGGCCTGTGTCGGTCGCGTCTACACGGACTTGGCCACCTTCACCCGCACACCCTACGGCATGACCGCAAGCGACATCGTCGAAGGTTTGAGCCTGCACGCTTTGTGCGACATGACCGGCCTTGAGCTGCTGGATGGAAATGCCGGGGGGAGCAGAGATTGA
- a CDS encoding peroxiredoxin-like family protein, which translates to MAVIDLDRQLQELRKEFARTAPAGRVALYESRIEELRSTFARHAALKEGDRAPDFSLPDAQGGTVSLSAALKQGPVVVTFYRGGWCPYCNLQLRSYQALLPELASFGASMLAISPQLPDASLSTAEREALTFNVLSDLGNDVARQFGLVYPLPQELRDALSSSNKALPSINGDASWELPVPATYVITPNQRISLAFIEVDYRQRLAPQRLLAALQEQAVT; encoded by the coding sequence GTGGCCGTTATTGATCTTGATCGACAACTGCAAGAATTGCGAAAGGAGTTCGCCCGCACCGCTCCAGCCGGCCGGGTCGCGCTCTATGAGTCCAGGATCGAGGAACTGCGATCGACCTTTGCGAGGCACGCTGCGCTGAAGGAGGGAGACAGGGCCCCCGACTTTTCGTTGCCGGACGCCCAAGGCGGCACGGTGTCGCTGTCCGCTGCTCTCAAGCAAGGTCCTGTGGTGGTGACCTTCTATCGAGGTGGCTGGTGTCCGTACTGCAACCTCCAACTGCGGTCCTACCAGGCCTTGCTGCCCGAGTTGGCATCCTTTGGCGCAAGCATGCTGGCCATCTCACCTCAGCTTCCGGACGCATCACTGTCAACCGCGGAGCGCGAGGCGTTGACGTTTAACGTCCTGAGCGATCTGGGCAATGACGTGGCTCGCCAATTCGGGCTGGTCTATCCATTGCCGCAGGAACTGCGCGATGCCTTGAGTTCCAGCAACAAGGCGCTGCCGAGCATAAATGGGGACGCCAGTTGGGAGCTGCCCGTTCCCGCCACCTATGTGATCACGCCGAACCAGAGGATCTCGCTGGCTTTCATCGAGGTCGATTACCGGCAGCGATTGGCCCCGCAGCGACTTCTTGCGGCGCTGCAAGAGCAGGCGGTTACGTGA
- a CDS encoding DMT family transporter — MTQAVDLVQEAVVGPAAASWPQRSSRNVLRGFCWAGLSVTIFAGWFVVTRFSVTRELRLWDVTALRFGIGAVILLPVLLRGKRRLSAKEWREGLVYACLWGLPFVLAVALGLQLTSAGRAAAIAPTLMPVFAGAFAWIFLKEKQGRARWCGYLAIIIGLVFMVAGGVSAHGGMNPMGLIALMTAAAMWAVYTLLFRRSALTPVQAAALICFWSAILFLPIYIFGGLSRLAMASPSEIGLQAVYQGVLMSGVAIVSFNRSVALLGPSAATAIIALIPVVASLAAIPVLGELPSGGECVALAVVVGGVLLAARPARKAAKPSISATTRHTP, encoded by the coding sequence GTGACGCAGGCCGTCGACTTGGTGCAAGAAGCGGTAGTCGGACCGGCTGCCGCGTCGTGGCCTCAGAGATCATCCCGGAACGTCTTGCGCGGATTCTGCTGGGCCGGGCTCAGCGTCACGATCTTTGCGGGCTGGTTCGTCGTGACGCGCTTCAGTGTCACGCGCGAACTTCGCCTGTGGGATGTGACCGCGCTGCGGTTCGGCATCGGTGCCGTCATTCTTCTTCCAGTGCTGTTGCGGGGAAAGAGACGCCTATCAGCCAAGGAATGGCGTGAGGGGCTGGTCTATGCCTGCCTTTGGGGGTTGCCCTTCGTCCTGGCGGTCGCGCTCGGCCTGCAGCTCACGTCGGCCGGCCGCGCGGCAGCGATAGCGCCGACCCTGATGCCGGTATTCGCCGGCGCCTTCGCGTGGATTTTCCTGAAAGAGAAACAGGGCCGCGCGCGCTGGTGTGGCTACCTCGCCATCATCATCGGACTGGTGTTCATGGTTGCAGGCGGTGTTTCCGCTCACGGTGGCATGAACCCGATGGGCCTCATCGCCCTGATGACTGCCGCTGCCATGTGGGCCGTCTACACGCTGCTTTTTCGGCGCAGCGCCCTGACACCTGTGCAGGCCGCAGCCCTGATCTGCTTCTGGTCGGCCATCCTCTTCCTGCCGATCTATATTTTTGGCGGGCTCAGTCGCCTCGCCATGGCCTCACCCAGCGAGATCGGCTTGCAGGCCGTCTATCAGGGCGTCCTGATGAGCGGCGTTGCGATCGTTTCCTTCAATCGCTCTGTCGCGCTTCTGGGCCCATCTGCGGCCACAGCCATCATCGCCCTGATTCCGGTCGTTGCTTCGCTGGCCGCCATTCCCGTACTTGGAGAGCTGCCGTCTGGTGGAGAGTGCGTTGCACTTGCCGTCGTTGTTGGCGGCGTGCTCTTGGCAGCACGTCCTGCCCGTAAAGCAGCGAAGCCATCGATTTCCGCAACCACGAGGCATACACCATGA
- a CDS encoding glutathione S-transferase family protein, giving the protein MIRFYFHPTPNPAKIALFLEETGLAYEALPVDTSKGEQHAPAFRAINPNGKVPAIVDTEGPGGNEVRVFDSTAILIYLAEKTGQLLGTSEDRPELLSWLLFIASGLGPFSGQAVHFQFAAPEGLDYAANRYRREAERHYQVLNDHLSGREFIVGSGFTIADISAWGWLDRASRVRKGAEDPLGPFPELKRWFAGVDARPAVARARALAKSHAFKAINDEETKRALFPSNYPPASAQGV; this is encoded by the coding sequence ATGATCCGGTTCTACTTTCATCCGACCCCCAACCCCGCAAAGATCGCGCTCTTTCTGGAGGAGACCGGTCTGGCCTACGAAGCCTTGCCGGTCGACACAAGCAAGGGCGAGCAGCATGCGCCCGCCTTTCGTGCGATCAATCCGAACGGCAAGGTACCGGCCATCGTCGATACCGAGGGGCCGGGCGGCAACGAAGTCAGGGTCTTCGACTCGACCGCCATCCTGATCTATCTGGCGGAAAAGACCGGCCAGCTTCTGGGCACGTCCGAGGATCGGCCGGAGTTGCTGTCCTGGCTGCTCTTCATCGCCTCGGGATTGGGGCCGTTCTCCGGGCAGGCGGTGCACTTCCAGTTCGCCGCGCCCGAGGGCTTGGACTACGCGGCCAATCGTTACCGCCGCGAGGCGGAGCGGCACTATCAGGTTCTCAACGATCACCTGTCCGGACGCGAGTTCATCGTCGGCAGCGGTTTCACGATCGCCGACATCTCCGCCTGGGGCTGGCTCGATCGCGCTTCCCGCGTGCGCAAGGGCGCCGAGGATCCTCTGGGGCCCTTTCCCGAACTGAAGCGGTGGTTCGCAGGCGTGGATGCGCGTCCGGCGGTCGCTCGCGCCCGGGCGCTCGCCAAGAGCCATGCGTTCAAGGCGATCAACGACGAGGAGACCAAGCGTGCGCTCTTCCCGTCGAACTATCCCCCTGCATCGGCGCAAGGAGTTTGA
- a CDS encoding SDR family NAD(P)-dependent oxidoreductase translates to MELKNKRVLVTGGSSGIGLALAHALIARGARVVITGRRRSVLDDALRSLDSATGVCADVGSPEGRAATLDQAIQTLGGLDILVNNAGGVRAGRLENTTEADIEQMVIVDLLAPVLLTRAALPALRASGDAMVVNVASGIALVGAPFYATYAAVKAGLARFGEALRRELKGEGIHVLTAYPGGTDTPMMKSNRAGPELGFSREPASAVADAIVAGIEANAFEVIRGGEARAQMIALNRNDPVAVDARFLTLKSALEEAVKDHSAL, encoded by the coding sequence ATGGAACTGAAGAACAAGCGGGTCCTCGTCACGGGCGGATCGAGCGGGATCGGCCTCGCGCTGGCCCATGCGCTGATCGCGCGAGGCGCCAGGGTGGTCATCACCGGAAGGCGCAGAAGCGTCCTGGACGATGCACTGCGCAGCCTTGACTCGGCGACGGGCGTCTGCGCTGACGTGGGAAGTCCCGAGGGACGCGCGGCCACGCTGGACCAGGCGATACAGACGCTGGGCGGACTCGACATCCTCGTCAACAACGCCGGCGGCGTGCGGGCTGGCCGGCTGGAGAACACCACGGAAGCCGATATCGAGCAGATGGTGATCGTCGACTTGCTCGCGCCAGTCTTGTTGACCCGCGCGGCGCTCCCCGCTCTGCGGGCCAGCGGAGATGCCATGGTGGTGAATGTCGCCTCCGGCATTGCCCTGGTCGGCGCACCCTTCTATGCAACGTATGCCGCGGTGAAAGCAGGTCTGGCTCGCTTTGGCGAGGCGCTCAGGCGCGAGCTCAAGGGCGAAGGCATTCATGTGTTGACGGCCTATCCTGGAGGCACGGACACGCCGATGATGAAGTCGAATCGCGCTGGTCCCGAACTGGGGTTTTCGCGCGAGCCTGCTTCTGCGGTGGCCGATGCCATCGTCGCCGGGATCGAGGCGAACGCTTTCGAGGTCATCCGGGGCGGGGAGGCGAGAGCCCAGATGATTGCGCTCAACCGTAACGATCCGGTAGCGGTCGATGCGAGATTCCTGACGCTCAAGAGCGCGCTGGAAGAGGCGGTCAAGGACCACAGCGCATTGTGA
- a CDS encoding TetR/AcrR family transcriptional regulator, which yields MARPREFDEAVALDAAIQCFWSRGYEATSVRDLADAMGIAGPSLYNTFGDKRTLYRQALEHYVERGFCDRVRRFESQLAPRAAIGAFFDEIIELSLADDQRKGCLIVNSALELAPHDAEFQAALAAVLRDMEAFFYRCVKAGQDAGAINITLPADDLARMLLGLLMGLRVLARSRPEPELLRGLVRPALALLDGAGTSQRRSRK from the coding sequence ATGGCGCGCCCCAGAGAGTTTGACGAAGCAGTGGCCCTCGATGCCGCGATTCAATGCTTCTGGTCGAGGGGCTACGAAGCCACCTCGGTGCGGGACCTGGCCGACGCGATGGGTATCGCCGGCCCCAGTCTGTACAACACGTTTGGCGACAAACGCACGCTGTACCGGCAGGCGCTCGAACACTATGTCGAGCGAGGCTTTTGCGATCGGGTCCGGCGCTTCGAGTCCCAGTTGGCACCTCGTGCGGCCATCGGTGCGTTCTTCGATGAGATCATCGAATTGTCGCTGGCCGACGACCAGCGCAAGGGATGCCTGATCGTGAACTCGGCACTGGAGCTGGCACCTCACGACGCGGAGTTTCAGGCTGCACTGGCCGCTGTCTTGCGCGACATGGAGGCCTTCTTCTACCGTTGCGTCAAGGCCGGCCAAGATGCCGGCGCGATCAACATCACGTTGCCGGCCGATGATCTCGCCCGGATGCTGCTCGGCTTGCTAATGGGGCTGCGCGTCCTCGCGCGATCGCGGCCAGAACCGGAATTGCTGCGTGGGCTTGTCCGGCCCGCATTGGCGCTGCTCGATGGCGCCGGCACATCTCAACG